The nucleotide window ACGCCTCGACCTCGGCCCCTCCGGCGTGTTCGGCATCGACGCGGAACCCGCCGACGACGCGACCCTGACCGTTGGCGAGGTCGACGCGACCCTGCAGGCCATCGCCGACGTCGAGGCAGGAACCGGGTCCCGCAGCCGCCGCCTGCAGCTGTTGGCCGATCTGTTGGCGCGAGCGACCCCGCAGGAGCAGGAATTTTTGCGTCGGCTCGTCGTGCGCGAACTGCGTCAGGGCGCCCTGTCCGGGCTGCTGACCCAGGCGGTCGCCACGGCGGCGGAGCTGCCGGAAGCCGCCGTGCGACGCGCCGCGATGCTCACCGGAGATCTCCGGCGCACGGCCGTGGCCGCGCTGACCGAAGGCGCCGCCGGCCTCGAGACGTTCCGGCTCGAGCTCGGCACGCCGTTGCAGCCCATGCTCGCCCAGACCGCCGCCACGGTCGCGGACGCGATGGCCGACCTCGGCGAGGTGGTCGTCGACGCCAAGCTCGACGGCGCACGGGTCCAGGTCCACCGCAACGGCGACGCGGTGCACGCGTTCACGCGCAACCTCCTGGAGGTCACCCACCGCGTCCCCGAGGTCGTCGAGGCCGCGCGAGCACTGGCGGCGACAAGGGTGGTGTTGGACGGCGAGGTGCTCGCCCTGGACGACGAGGGTCGACCGCACGCGTTCCAGGACACCATGCAGCGCTTCGGGACCGAGGTCGCCCCCGAGCGTCCCGCCGACGAGATGCGCCTGCAGGTGCGCTTCTTCGACCTGCTCCACGTCGACGGTCGCGACCTGATCGACCTCCCCCTGCGCGAGCGGCTGGCGG belongs to Egicoccus sp. AB-alg6-2 and includes:
- a CDS encoding ATP-dependent DNA ligase, whose product is MLLSELVAVSAEVAATRSRKAKNAALVTALRALDRDELEAGVAFLSGEPRQERLDLGPSGVFGIDAEPADDATLTVGEVDATLQAIADVEAGTGSRSRRLQLLADLLARATPQEQEFLRRLVVRELRQGALSGLLTQAVATAAELPEAAVRRAAMLTGDLRRTAVAALTEGAAGLETFRLELGTPLQPMLAQTAATVADAMADLGEVVVDAKLDGARVQVHRNGDAVHAFTRNLLEVTHRVPEVVEAARALAATRVVLDGEVLALDDEGRPHAFQDTMQRFGTEVAPERPADEMRLQVRFFDLLHVDGRDLIDLPLRERLAELADVVPASLRIDQLRTADPAEAHEFLRGTLAAGHEGVMVKDLDAAYEAGRRGAAWRKVKPVHTLDLVVLAAEWGSGRRRGWLSNLHLGAYDPDRDVFVMLGKTFKGLTDSVLAWQTEQLLARETHREGHVVHVRPELVVEIALDGLVRSPRYPAGLAMRFARVRGYRPDKDPRDADTVATARALHAGEVPPPID